The following coding sequences lie in one Paenibacillus durus ATCC 35681 genomic window:
- a CDS encoding LytTR family DNA-binding domain-containing protein, which translates to MRISEGDSIKISIEVIDHTEEEEIRIRCHQVDEEIHELVNKIKTETLIILGYHEDKISRIKLSDIYYFEAVDGKVFAYGKNNVHEVKQKLYELEELCKEKHCFRASKSTILNIAKIASVHPSISGRFQALLDNGEKVFISRQYVPILKHMLGL; encoded by the coding sequence ATTCGAATTTCCGAGGGTGATTCTATCAAAATTTCCATCGAAGTAATAGACCATACAGAAGAAGAGGAGATCCGCATCAGGTGTCACCAAGTAGACGAAGAAATACATGAGCTCGTTAATAAAATAAAAACCGAAACGCTCATTATACTTGGTTATCATGAGGATAAGATCAGCCGCATCAAACTTAGTGATATTTATTATTTTGAAGCTGTTGACGGAAAAGTGTTTGCGTATGGTAAGAACAACGTTCATGAAGTCAAACAAAAGCTTTATGAACTGGAGGAACTATGCAAAGAGAAACATTGTTTTCGCGCCTCCAAATCGACCATTCTAAATATAGCTAAGATTGCCAGTGTTCATCCGTCGATCAGCGGCCGTTTTCAAGCATTATTGGATAACGGGGAAAAGGTATTCATATCACGGCAGTATGTACCAATACTTAAACATATGCTTGGATTATAA
- a CDS encoding GNAT family N-acetyltransferase has product MNPCGYIAGIFVSNEAQSKGIGTKLLETIKERYSELSLTVYKKNMKAVNFYQRELFVIKQEQIDKNTEEAEYLMVFINTGRLIFVQNLIKRLVVLFLLYYAYHSKKVNGIMN; this is encoded by the coding sequence ATGAATCCTTGTGGATATATAGCAGGGATATTCGTCTCCAATGAAGCGCAATCGAAAGGGATTGGGACAAAACTTCTTGAAACAATAAAGGAGCGTTATTCCGAGCTTAGTTTAACTGTATATAAAAAGAACATGAAAGCCGTCAATTTTTATCAACGAGAATTATTTGTAATTAAGCAAGAACAGATTGATAAAAATACGGAAGAAGCAGAGTACCTCATGGTATTTATAAATACAGGAAGACTGATTTTCGTTCAGAACCTGATCAAACGATTGGTTGTATTATTCTTACTATATTATGCGTATCATAGCAAAAAAGTGAATGGTATAATGAACTAA
- a CDS encoding alpha/beta hydrolase family protein, whose protein sequence is MEILILVVTLVFKLVIAVYSIVTKQSRSKIKSWTRIAMFIGFMMLSFGKVVVWEYTWGLFAGLLFILAFKEMVALLRKQTHTLRYKAFSTVWKFLLLALTVVVTLVPVLLFPQYRLPQVTGPYAVATATYTYMDKNRIEEFTDQEDNRFVNVEFWYPEQADGTYPLLVFSHGAFGIKTSNTSTFTELASHGYVVVSIDHPYHSFYTVSEDGKVVTINPEYMQEFSNANIEGVYSLGKFFELNQKWMKLRTDDMDFVMDTILEQAEQKKDSVYERIDTQKIGVFGHSMGGSASVALSRERDDIDAVVNIDAPFYSELVYDKVTNELTAKSEAFTIPLLNVYSDDVWIQLDSSSPYIANRISNKNFKDAYTVHFKGAKHLSLTDLPLFSPILANLLQQGRKADIDKYYAIETQNELILRFFDYTLKNQGQFAPKATY, encoded by the coding sequence ATGGAGATTTTAATCCTTGTTGTTACGTTAGTCTTCAAGCTGGTAATTGCCGTTTATTCCATTGTAACCAAGCAAAGCCGCAGCAAGATAAAGAGTTGGACGAGGATCGCAATGTTTATAGGATTCATGATGTTGAGCTTTGGGAAAGTTGTCGTATGGGAGTACACTTGGGGGCTGTTTGCAGGCTTGCTCTTTATATTAGCGTTCAAGGAAATGGTTGCGCTCCTGCGCAAACAAACACACACTCTGCGTTACAAAGCTTTTTCTACGGTATGGAAATTCCTTTTGTTAGCACTGACCGTAGTCGTTACCCTTGTTCCTGTTTTACTTTTTCCACAGTATAGGCTGCCGCAAGTGACAGGTCCGTACGCAGTGGCGACCGCTACTTACACCTATATGGATAAGAATCGTATCGAAGAATTTACGGATCAGGAAGACAACCGGTTTGTTAACGTGGAATTTTGGTATCCTGAACAGGCAGACGGAACCTATCCTTTGCTTGTGTTCTCCCATGGAGCATTCGGAATTAAAACCAGCAACACTTCTACCTTTACAGAACTTGCGAGCCACGGTTATGTCGTCGTTTCGATTGACCATCCCTATCATTCTTTTTATACCGTTTCCGAGGATGGAAAGGTCGTGACGATTAATCCCGAGTACATGCAAGAATTCAGCAATGCAAATATAGAAGGGGTTTATTCGCTTGGTAAGTTTTTCGAGCTTAATCAAAAATGGATGAAATTGCGAACGGATGATATGGATTTTGTCATGGATACGATTTTGGAACAAGCCGAGCAAAAAAAAGATTCTGTATATGAACGCATCGATACACAGAAAATAGGCGTGTTCGGCCATTCTATGGGGGGTTCGGCAAGCGTAGCACTGAGCAGAGAACGCGATGACATTGACGCCGTAGTAAATATAGATGCTCCTTTCTATAGCGAGCTTGTGTATGATAAAGTTACGAACGAATTAACTGCAAAATCCGAAGCTTTCACCATCCCGCTTCTTAACGTTTATTCGGATGATGTGTGGATACAGCTCGACAGCAGTTCTCCGTATATCGCGAATAGAATTTCGAATAAAAATTTTAAAGATGCATACACTGTTCATTTTAAAGGTGCAAAACATTTAAGTTTGACCGATCTACCTCTATTCTCACCTATATTGGCAAACCTGTTGCAACAAGGCAGAAAAGCAGATATCGATAAATATTATGCGATTGAAACTCAAAATGAACTTATCCTTCGTTTTTTTGACTATACTCTAAAGAATCAAGGTCAGTTTGCTCCAAAAGCGACGTATTGA
- a CDS encoding DUF3021 family protein has translation MKYSELIKEMIRDFLIIFASIIIIIAILRQIYAPDANFELKTIFIIMAFSFLGALTGIILYTPHAVSENKMRLRVILHFFFLEALLISLAVLLNLVYGTFGILLLALQIAAVYAIVRLLTYKNDKKEAQKINERLKTFKNEV, from the coding sequence ATGAAGTATTCCGAGCTCATAAAAGAAATGATTAGAGATTTCTTAATTATATTTGCCTCCATCATTATAATCATCGCTATTTTGCGGCAAATCTATGCTCCTGATGCAAATTTCGAATTAAAGACGATTTTTATAATTATGGCTTTCTCTTTTCTGGGTGCTTTGACCGGAATCATTTTATATACGCCGCATGCGGTTAGCGAGAATAAAATGCGCCTCCGAGTGATTTTACATTTCTTTTTTCTGGAAGCCCTATTAATTTCTCTGGCCGTCCTATTGAATCTCGTATACGGCACTTTCGGCATACTATTATTGGCTTTGCAAATTGCCGCAGTATACGCTATCGTTCGCCTGCTGACATATAAGAATGACAAAAAGGAAGCTCAAAAGATCAATGAAAGACTAAAAACATTTAAAAACGAGGTTTAG